In one Gopherus evgoodei ecotype Sinaloan lineage chromosome 1, rGopEvg1_v1.p, whole genome shotgun sequence genomic region, the following are encoded:
- the SLC25A18 gene encoding mitochondrial glutamate carrier 2 isoform X2, with protein sequence MYRGAAVNLTLVTPEKAIKLAANDFFRQLLSQDRKELTLVREMLAGCGAGACQVVVTSPMEMLKIQLQDAGRLAIHQQKVLGTDGPPAPFSQPPQDRPYTTGTASAFKRPSATVIARDLLKTQGLVGLYKGLGVTLLRDVPFSIIYFPLFANINKLGQRHSEEKAPFFHSFVSGCVAGSVAAVAVTPLDVLKTRIQTLKKGLGEDTYNGITDCARKIWTHEGPAAFMKGAGCRALVIAPLFGIAQGVYFIGIGEYILGYFH encoded by the exons ATGTACCGAG GGGCTGCGGTGAACCTGACACTGGTCACGCCAGAGAAAGCAATCAAGCTGGCAGCCAATGACTTTTTTCGACAGCTGCTGTCACAGGACAG GAAGGAGTTGACGCTGGTGAGGGAGATGCTAGCTGGCTGTGGAGCTGGGGCCTGCCAAGTGGTGGTCACCTCCCCCATGGAGATGCTGAAAATTCAGCTTCAAGATGCTGGACGACTGG cTATTCATCAGCAAAAGGTTTTGGGAACAGATGGCCCACCGGctcccttctcccagcccccGCAGGACAGGCCTTACACCACTGGCACAGCCTCAGCATTCAAGCGCCCCTCGGCCACTGTGATCGCCAGAGATCTTCTGAAAACCCAAGGGCTAGTGGGACTGTACAAGGGCCTGGGAGTCACCCTGCTCAG ggatgtgcctttttccATTATCTATTTCCCACTGTTTGCCAACATCAACAAACTGGGACAGAGGCACTCTGAGGAGAAGGCACCCTTCTTCCATTCATTCGTGTCTGGCTGCGTGGCGGGTTCCGTGGCTGCAGTAGCAGTGACCCCACTGGATG ttttaaaaacccGAATTCAAACTCTCAAGAAAGGCCTGGGAGAGGACACCTACAATGGAATCACTGACTGCGCCAG gaagatctggacacaTGAGGGCCCTGCTGCCTTCATGAAGGGGGCAGGCTGTCGGGCCCTGGTTATAGCACCCCTCTTTGGCATAGCCCAGGGTGTCTATTTTATTGGCATTGGTGAATATATCTTGGGATATTTCCACTAG
- the ATP6V1E1 gene encoding V-type proton ATPase subunit E 1 — translation MALSDADVQKQIKHMMAFIEQEANEKAEEIDAKAEEEFNIEKGRLVQTQRLKIMEYYEKKEKQIEQQKKIQMSNLMNQARLKVLKARDDLISDLLAEAKQRLAKVVKDGARYQTLLDGLVLQGFYQLLEPRLNVRCRKQDLSMVKAAVQKSIPIYKAATKKDIDVHIDQQTFLPEDIAGGVEIYNSDGKIKVSNTLESRLDLIAQQMMPEIRGALFGANANRKFLD, via the exons ATGGCGCTCAGCGATGCCGACGTCCAGAAACAG ATCAAGCATATGATGGCTTTCATTGAGCAGGAAGCCAATGAAAAGGCTGAAGAAATAGATGCCAag GCAGAAGAAGAGTTCAACATTGAGAAGGGTCGCCTGGTTCAGACACAGAGACTGAAAATCATGGAGTACtatgaaaagaaggaaaaacaaattgaACAACAGAAGAAAAT TCAGATGTCCAACCTGATGAATCAGGCAAGATTGAAGGTCCTCAAGGCAAGAGACGACCTTATTTCA GATTTGCTGGCTGAGGCCAAGCAGAGACTTGCTAAGGTGGTGAAGGATGGTGCCCGGTACCAGACACTGCTGGATGGACTGGTTCTACAG GGTTTCTACCAGCTGCTTGAGCCCAGACTGAATGTCCGTTGCCGGAAACAGGATCTCTCTATGGTTAAG GCTGCTGTACAGAAGAGCATCCCCATCTACAAAGCTGCTACCAAAAAAGACATTGATGTTCACATTGACCAGCAGACATTCCTGCCAGAAGATAT TGCCGGAGGTGTTGAGATCTATAACAGTGATGGTAAAATCAAGGTTTCCAATACCCTGGAAAGCCGGCTGGATCTCATAGCCCAGCAG ATGATGCCAGAAATTCGAGGGGCACTCTTTGGTGCCAATGCCAACAGGAAGTTTTTGGACTAA
- the SLC25A18 gene encoding mitochondrial glutamate carrier 2 isoform X1 yields the protein MGSKKKISVPAKLINGGVAGLVGVSCVFPIDLAKTRLQNQQGQGVYTGMRDCLVKTLRSEGFFGMYRGAAVNLTLVTPEKAIKLAANDFFRQLLSQDRKELTLVREMLAGCGAGACQVVVTSPMEMLKIQLQDAGRLAIHQQKVLGTDGPPAPFSQPPQDRPYTTGTASAFKRPSATVIARDLLKTQGLVGLYKGLGVTLLRDVPFSIIYFPLFANINKLGQRHSEEKAPFFHSFVSGCVAGSVAAVAVTPLDVLKTRIQTLKKGLGEDTYNGITDCARKIWTHEGPAAFMKGAGCRALVIAPLFGIAQGVYFIGIGEYILGYFH from the exons ATGGGGAGCAAGAAAAAGATCAG TGTTCCAGCAAAGTTAATCAATGGAGGTGTGGCCGGGCTAGTGGGAGTGAGCTGCGTCTTCCCAATTGATTTGGCGAAAACACGTCTTCAAAACCAGCAGGGACAAGGAGTCTATACTGGAAT GCGGGATTGCTTGGTGAAGACTCTGCGTTCAGAGGGATTCTTCGGCATGTACCGAG GGGCTGCGGTGAACCTGACACTGGTCACGCCAGAGAAAGCAATCAAGCTGGCAGCCAATGACTTTTTTCGACAGCTGCTGTCACAGGACAG GAAGGAGTTGACGCTGGTGAGGGAGATGCTAGCTGGCTGTGGAGCTGGGGCCTGCCAAGTGGTGGTCACCTCCCCCATGGAGATGCTGAAAATTCAGCTTCAAGATGCTGGACGACTGG cTATTCATCAGCAAAAGGTTTTGGGAACAGATGGCCCACCGGctcccttctcccagcccccGCAGGACAGGCCTTACACCACTGGCACAGCCTCAGCATTCAAGCGCCCCTCGGCCACTGTGATCGCCAGAGATCTTCTGAAAACCCAAGGGCTAGTGGGACTGTACAAGGGCCTGGGAGTCACCCTGCTCAG ggatgtgcctttttccATTATCTATTTCCCACTGTTTGCCAACATCAACAAACTGGGACAGAGGCACTCTGAGGAGAAGGCACCCTTCTTCCATTCATTCGTGTCTGGCTGCGTGGCGGGTTCCGTGGCTGCAGTAGCAGTGACCCCACTGGATG ttttaaaaacccGAATTCAAACTCTCAAGAAAGGCCTGGGAGAGGACACCTACAATGGAATCACTGACTGCGCCAG gaagatctggacacaTGAGGGCCCTGCTGCCTTCATGAAGGGGGCAGGCTGTCGGGCCCTGGTTATAGCACCCCTCTTTGGCATAGCCCAGGGTGTCTATTTTATTGGCATTGGTGAATATATCTTGGGATATTTCCACTAG